Genomic segment of Methanobrevibacter sp.:
CTAATTTTGTTTTATTTTAGCAATTATTTTAAAATCAGTTTTTTTTTAAAAAATTAATTTTGGTGATGGGTTTTTTTTTAATTCAGTCCTTTTTGGTTAGTGTTATTGGTTTGGGTTTTACTTGAGTGTTTTCTCTTAAATCCTTGTATCTTTTGACGATTTCATAACCTTTGTTACTGCCAATTAAATCAGCTCCTCCGGTTAATATTTGATTTGCAAATTTATACTCGTCAATTCCGCCGTAAATTTCGATTTTTATTTTTGGAGCATATTTTTGTATAAGATTGATGTCATTCACATTTTCAAAGATATGATTAGGTGAAACAAATCCAGTTGAATTTTTTATGAAATCTGCTCCAGATTTTTCAGCCGCTTTAGCAGCATTAGCTTTTTCATAGTCTTCAAGTGCTTTACTTTCAATAACTACTTTTAATATCTTATCTCCCATAATCTCTTTAATTTGTGAAATCTCATTTTCGATTAGGTCATATTTTTCATCTTTAAGATGACTTAAATTTATAACCATTTCTATTTCATCTACACCTTTTTTAAGCAGTTCCTGGGTTTCTGCAATTTTACTTTCGGTGTCTTCAAAACCTAATGGAAATCCTACAACACTTCCAACTTTAATGTCACTGTCTGCTAATACTTCTTTTGCTAACGGTACATATGTTGGTGAAATAACTACTGAATTAAAGTTTAATTCCTTTGCTTTTTCGAGAAATTCCTTCATTTCACTTTCAGTAATCATATTGTTCAAATTAGTGTAGTTAATTAAACTTGCTAATTGTTTTGAATTTTTTATATTATACATAATAACACTCTCTCAATTAGTTAGTATATATACGAACATATTATTTAAATATTTTCATAATAATGTTTTCATCATATAAGGACCAATCTTTTCATAACCAAATTTACGATAGTAATTTCGAGATCCGATTCCACTGATGATTGCCATTTGATCTTTTCCATTTTCAATAGCAATATTTTCAGCTTCTTTAAGTAATCTCTCACCAAATCCGGTATGTTGGCCAATTTTAGGATTTTTACCACCTATTTTAATCATATTTCCATAAACGTGTAATTCACGAACAAGTGCGGTGGTGTCGGTGATTTCTTTTCGGAAATGATTTTTTGAAGGTAAACGTAATCTTAAAAATCCTGCTATACTTTCTTCATTAACATCTTCAATTGATAGGAAAAATTCATCCCCTTCACATGCTTTATAGCTTTCTCTAAATAGTTCAAAATCATCTAAATTATATTCTCTAGATGTTTTTTTATGGCCTATTTCACGGCAACGTATGCATTGGCAATTGATGTGTTCTTTTTCTAAATTATTGTAAACAAGTTCTCCAAGGTTGGATTTCTTAACGCCGGCTTCAATAAGGGTTGATGGAATATCTCTTTGAATTCTCATAGTCCTTACCCATTTTGGCAGGATAGCTTTAACTTTTGTAATTAACTCAATGGCTTCCTCATCATTATATGGTTCATATTTTCTTTCTTTCCATAAATCATATAATTCGCTTCCCTTGGTAACAAGACATGGGTAAATCTTAAGCATGTCTGGTTTGAAATTGTCGTCACTAAACAATTGCTTAAACATTTTCAAGTCCTGCTTTTGATTTGAAAATAATCCTGGCATCATGTGCATGGCCACTTTGACTGCAGAATCTCTTAAAAGCTGATTTGCTTCGATAACGTCTGCAATACTATGTCCACGTTTGATTTTTTGGTATAATTCATCAGATAATGTTTGAACACCTAATTCAACTCTTGTTACTCCAAAATCAAGCATTCGATTAATATGTTCTTTTTTACAGTAATCGGGGCGTGTCTCAAATGTCATTCCAACACATCTTACTTTGGAGTTTTCATTAACTCTTTGAGCTTCGTCAATTAAAACATAATCATTTGGAGGATATGTCTTTAAAATTCCATTTTCAAATGTTCTAATTTCATTGTAATCAAGGTTATATTCATAATTTGTAGGTTTATTTTCCATTATCAAACCAAAATCACACATTGCTTTTAAGCATTGTGATACGAACCATTCCTGATAGCATAAATCTCTTGAAGGAAATGTTCCGCCCATTATTATCAATTCAACTTTATCAATTGGATGTCCAATTTTTTTCAATTGTTTTAAGCGATTAAAACATTGGACATATGGATGATATTCATACATTCTTCCTCTAAGCGCTGCAGGCTCTTCACCAGTATAACTTGGTGGTGCAATATCGCTTTCAGGACAATAAAAACATCTTCCATGAGGACATTTATGTGGATGGCACATTACAGCAACGATTGCTACTCCTGACATTGTTCTTGTTGGCTTTTTCTTTAAAATTCCTGAAACAATCTCTTTTTCTTCAGGCTTAGCAAATTCCAAAATATCTGCATTGCTCATGAATTTGGACAGTTTTAAATCACGACACAATTGTCTTTTTTCAACTTCCAATTCTTTTCTAGTTGTGATTTTACCATCAAGGATATCTTCAATAATAATTCGACATGCTTTTTCCATTTTTTTAATCCTCATAATTTAATGGTTAAATTTATATAATGGTTTTATTTAAATATTTAATGATTTATATATTATAATATAAATGAAAGGTGATATTATGAAAATTAAAGAATTCATAGGATCTACTGTTTTAGATAAAAATGCAAATGTAGTTGGTAAAGTTGAAAATGTTGATTTTAACACTGAAACTGGTAAAATTGAAACTATCAATTTAACTTTACAAAAAAATATCTTCTCAAAAGATGAACTTGAAATCTCCTTTGACGATATTGCTACCATTGGTGCATATGTTATTTTAAACAAAGAAATCGAAAAAGAAGAAGAAGTTGAAGAAGCTGATGAAGCTGAAACTGTCGAAGTTGAAATCGAAGACGAATAAATAGGTTTTAAAATGGTTTTTGATGCAAGAGGATTAGAAATTACTCTTGATTCTCATGTCAGATATGTGGATACTGGAACAATGGGTAAAGTCATTGACTTAAAAACACAGGATGGCATAGAATGGGTACAACTTGATAAAACCGAATTATGGTATCGTTCTAATTTAGTTGAATTGCTTGATGAAAAAGACATTAAAAAATCCACATATTATGATAAAGAGGATGATGGAGAAATTGATGTCGAAGCAATGAAAGAAAAAGCAAATGCATTAGAAGACATGCAAATGGATTCTAGTGTAGCTGAAGGTGGAGGTTAAATCCCACCTTTTTAATTATTTGCAAACAATTTTATTTTTTCAGCTAATTTAGGACCAATACCTTCTATTTTTTGCAATTCACTTTCAGAAACACCACTTAAATCAGTACCGAATATATTGACCAGATTTCTGGCTCTTTTTCTTCCAAGTCTTTTAACACCCACAACTAATGGGATAATATCTTCCTTAACACCATAATATAATCTTGCAGATAATATGTCGAATTCTTTTAGAGTGGAGTAATTTCCCAGAACTTCTGAAGTATCTTTTGCAAATTTAACAAGGCGTGAAGCTTCATAAGCGGACCTTCTGGTGGATGCAGAGTAAACATTGTATTTGTTTTCAATTTCATATTCGTTGCGTTCATCCACCCATTCCATTAAAGATACAGCAGTCGCTTCAGGGTTTCCAATATCTACTGCAAATAATCCTGCTTCAGATAGTTTATCACGAACAGGGTCTTTGGATTTTCTTCCTTTAAATGAGATTAATGGAACATCAGGAGTTTCACATAGTGCATAAATGAATTCATTAACATTAATTTCATTAATATTTGAAATGTATTCTTTGATTTTTACTGCTGTTTCAACAGAATAATTGGATTTGGCTATTAAATTACCAAAATCTGTAGTTTTTAACCCTTCTGGTGTTGCTCTTATTATTCCATTTTGAAGTAAGAATTCCAAAGCACTTTCAAGTTCAAATTTGATACTGTCTGCAGCAAACAATGCCATTGAGGGATTGTTGTTCATTTGATACCCATAAAGGGTTTTTCCAAAAAAGTCTGTTAATTCATCAAGATTTTTGGAAAGTGAGGAGGCAATTTGAGCAATAATCTGTTTAAATATCGCATCTTTATTATCAACAAGTTTGGAATTTGTCTGTTCAATTTCACCTTCAACATAAAATTCTTGTAGGTTTAAAGCTTCATCCATAGTCTTTGCAATTAGATATGAATATCCAACATCGTCATATTGTGGCCTTCCAGCTCTTCCGGACATCTGTTCATAATCAAAAACCGGAATGGGCTGAGGGCCATTGCCTGTCCAACGGGTATGATCTCTAATCACAACAGTTTTTGAAGGTAAATTAACTCCATACATTAAACTTGGAGTCGCAGTAATCATTAAAATGTTCCCGTTTCTAAATTCATCTTCGATAATTTCTTTTTGTTCATTAAAAAGACCTGCATGGTGAAATGCAATTCCATGTTCAAGACTTTCGGCTAATTTAAGACATGTACTTGTTGGAAGAGACCCTTTCTTTTTTGGCACATCAAGGATTTTTTCGGATACTTCCTTGAATTGTTCTCTTTGCTTAACATTGATTTTCTTGTCGATTTTTTTGGCAACGTATGTTGCAAGGCTTTCAGTAAACCTTCTGGTTGAAACAAATGACAGTGCCTGTGAACCGTCTTTGATTGATTTTTCAAGTACTTTGACGATTACATCATTTTTGTTTTTTGTATTGAACATTTCAGCATCCAATACTTCCTTGTGCAAAGGTACCGGACGGTAGTCGTGTTCAATGCAGGTTCCCTCAAGCCAACCTTCAATTTCTTCAATATTTTTTAAAGTCGCTGACAATGCAATTATTCTCATTGAGGGATTGATGATTTTGGCTCTGGTAATCGCAGCTTCAAGAGTTGGTCCTCTTGTAAACTCTCCAATCATATGAAATTCATCAATGATTAGTGTGTCCACATCTCTTAAAGTATTCCATGAAAATCTTGTCAGAGCATCAAATGATTCAAAAACCATGACTGATAAATCAGAACTTGCAGGATGCTTTCCCACGTTTATTCCATGATCCTCAAATGCTTTGAATTCTTTTACTTTTTCGTTCTGAATTGATAGAAGTGGTGCAGCATAAACTGCTTTTCCACCATCTAGGATGGTTTTTAATGCAGGTAAAACTCCAAGCACTGTTTTACCGCTCGCTGTTGGAATACATATTATATAATTTGATTTGTCGTCAAGATAACCTGACTCAAGCACTGCTTTTTGAGCCGGATTAAATTCTTTAATGTAGGGATAGGCACTATTGATTATTGTTTTAATATCTTCTCTTAAATTTTCCATTTTAATCATTTAATTTTTATTTTTTTAATATATAATAAATATTATTAGAGAGCGTTTGAAAAGTATTTGGGTAACAGTTATATATGACTAATTATAAAATATCTACAAATTAACTTATAAAGGAGACATAAATTATGGCAATCAAAGTAGAAGTATTTTCAACTAGTACCTGTCCGCACTGTCCTGCAGCAATTGATGCTGCTGAAAAAGCAAAAGATAAATTAGGCGATGCTATTGATGTAGAATCAATTAAAATTGATGATATGGAAAATCCTGACAACAGAAAAAGAGCAATGGATTATCAAATTATGGCAGTTCCTACTGTTGTAATTGATGGTGAAGTAACCTTTGTTGGTGCTCCTTCTGAACAAGAACTTATAGACGCACTTGAATCTAAATTATAGATTCTTTCTTTTTTTATTTTTAAAATGACTAATGATAATTATACTGGCGTTACTACAGGAACTGTAGCTACTGCCTGCTCTTTAGCTGCAATTGATGCAATTTTAGATTCGGATGATATTGCATGCGTTAAAGTTGAAACCCCAAAAAAGACTTTGGACATCATTATAGATGAATGTAAAAAAATATCATCAACTAAAGCATATGCTGTAGCTCATAAAAATCCTTATAATGATCCTGATGTTACAGTGGATTTGGCAATAATATCTACCGTCGAGTTATTGGATAAAAATGATGGTGAAAAAGACATTATTATTACTGGCGGCGATGGTGTGGGTAAAATTACAAAACCTGGCCTTCAAATTCCTGTTGGGGATTATGCAATCAATCCCGGACCTCGCAGTATGATTGTTAAAAACCTAAAGGATAAGGTGCCTGAAGGAAAAATCATTAAAGTAACTATTTCTATTCCCGAGGGTAAAAAAATAGCTAAAAAAACTATGAATCCTAAACTAGGTATTGTTGGTGGAATCTCAGTTCTTGGAACAACTGGTATTGCACGATCAATGTCTAGTGATGCTTATAAAAACTCAATTGTCACACAACTCGATGTTGCTTTGGCTTCGAACATTGAAAATTTGGTTTTTGTTCCTGGAAATATTGGTGAAAAGCTTGCTTTAAATCAGTTGGATATCACTAAAGAGCAAATCGTTCAAACAGGCAATTATGTTGGTTTCATGTTTGAAGAAGCTGAAAAAAGAGGAATTACAAAATTCACATTCTTTGGACATATGGGTAAATTAATCAAGGTTGCTGGTGGAATTTTCAATACAAAACATGCTGTTGCCGACGGTAGGCGAGAGATAATGGTGGCCCATGCTGGACTTTGTGGGGCCAGTCAAAATGACCTTAAAAGATTATTCGATTCAAAGACAACCGATGATATGATGGACATATTGAATGAGCTTAACATTTCTGTTGAGGTTTCAAACAGTATTGCTGATGCCATTAAAGACCGCTGCAAACAGCGTTTTGATTTGGATTTAAATGTTATTTTAGTTGATATGGAAGGTACTTATTTAAACAATAATTTCATTATATAATATTATATTGAAATTTGGAGTTTTATTTTTATGAAAATAGCTATGGTTGGTCAGTTTCCTCCGCATGTTGGTGGCGTGGGAGTTCATATCCATACATTATCTAAGAAATTGGTTGAAGAAGGCCATGAAGTGTATGTGATAACTTATCCACACAATGAAATCAAGGACATCGATGGAATACATGTCATTGGAACCAAAGGGTTGAATATTCCTGGTGTTCGAGGATTAATGTTTAAAAAGAATGCTAAAAAGGCTTTGGAAAAACTTTTAGAAAATGAGGACATCGATATTATTCATGGACATTATCTTTTCCCTGCTGGAGCTGCGGCAGTTGAAGTTGGAAAGGAACATGATATTAAAACTTATGTTACTGCTCATGGATCTGACATGTTTGAATTGTATAAATCCCAACCATTAATAAGACCAACAATCAAATCTGTATTGAAAGATGCAGATGGTGTATTTGCTGTTAGTAACGCTTTAAAGCATGAAATTGTTGCAACAGGTGTTGTTGGTATTGCAGATAAAACTAAAATTTCATGGAATTCTGTTGATGTTAATAAATTCTCATCTAAAAATGACGATTCATTTAAAAAGGAATTCCATCTTGAAGATAAACCAATAGTTCTTTTTGTAGGTAATCTAATTAAAAGAAAAAATGTTGATTCTCTTCTTGAAGCTAAAAAAATTGCCAACAGTGATTATTACTTGGTAGTTGTCGGTGATGGTCCGTTATATAATAAGCTCACTAAAAAAGTCGAAGATGAAAATATTCGTGATGTAATTTTCACTGGTTCTAGAGATGATGTAGAAAACATTATTCCAAGTTGTGATGCTTTAGTTTTGCCTTCGTTTTCAGAAAGTTTTGGCTTAGTATTAATTGAGGCATTGGCTTGTGGAAAGCCTGTTATTGGCAGTGATGTTGGAGGAATTACTGAAATAATCACTGATGATGTGGGTCTGCTTATTAACCCTAAAAAAGTGTCAACAATTGCTAAAGCTATTGATAAACTTGTAAATGATGAAGAATTAAGATTAATTTTATCTATGAATGCCAGAAATAGGGCATTTGATTTCTCAGAAGTTGATATTCCTTATGAGGAGGTTAAATCATGAAAAAAACAGTAAGATCACCAGGTTCGGCAACAATAATTAATGCAATAGCAACAGGATGCGGTTCAGCATTTGGGATAGGATTGGACATTAGATGTGAAGCTAAAACAATTTCAAAAGGCATTGAATGTGCAAATGATGTTGGAGCAGATACTACATTAATGGATTTATGTGTTGGGAAAGTTTTTGACTTTTATAATATTAATAAAGATGATTTTGGAATAAGCTTAAAAACAAAATCTGATCTTCCAATGGCATCTGGGCTTTCAAGCAGTAGCGCTTCATCAAATGCAATCGTTAAAGTCACATCTGAAATAATTGCTGATGAATTCGATTTAAGTCCTTTGACTGATTTGCAGACAATCAATCTGGCTATTGATGCATCTCTTGAAGCAGGAGTTACAATTACTGGTTCTTTTGATGATGCGACAGCTTCTTATTTTGGAGGAGTTGTTGTTACTGATAATAAAAACAGAAAATTCATCATTAAAGAAGAAATGGAAGAACGTGATATTTTAATTTACATGCCCAATTTTCATTCTAAATCCGGAGAATCTGATGTTGAACGTATGAAAGTCATGTCTCCATTGGTGGAAGTGGCATATGAGTTTGCATGTAAAAAAGATTATTTCAGGGCAGTTAATTTAAATGGATTAATTTATTCCTCAGCATTAGGTTTTAATAATTCAATTGCTGTGGATGCATTGCAATCAGGGGCTTTGGCATCAGGATTGTCTGGAACAGGCTCTGCTTTTTTTGCTATTGTTGATGAAAATTCAATTAATCATGTTCATGAATCTTGGATGAAATATGAAGGTCAAGTTATAAAAACAAAAATTGATAATAATGGATGTTGTTTGTTATGAAAAAAATATATCTTATTTTTCTGCTTTTAGCGGTAGTAATGGGTATTTCTGCAGTTTCAGCAGCTGAAAATATGTCCATTTCCGATAATGTATTGGAAATTGATGACATAAGTCAGGTATCTACAATCGAGCAGTCTGATAATGTTTCACAACTGCCGACTGCTGATTCTAATCAGAATGATTTGTTAAAAGCAAATGAAAGTACTGCGAGTTCTAGTCAAAAGACACAACAGGTTCCATCAAAAGTCACTACAAAAAATATCAAAAGTACTTATGGAACCAAGGCGAAATATACCTTAAAATTATTTGATAAGTCCGGTAATGTCATTGTTGGAAAGCAAGTAACCTTTAAAATCGGCAAAAAAGTTTATAAAGTAAACACTGATTCTGAGGGTGTTGCTTCATTAAATTTAAATTATGCTGCTGGAAAATACACAATCATATACTCCGTTGGGGATTTAACTGGAAAAAACAATTATACAGTTTCAAATAAGATTACAATGACTATCTTAAAATGGGGTAATAAGGGAGATGTTTCTAAAATTAAGTTAATCAAAAAGAACATGCCTAATAATGAATGGGTTAAAAAAGCTGTTGCAGCTACTAAAAAAGGTAATCCTCTCTTAAAATTTGTTGGGGGCAAAGGCAAAGTTATTTTCATGACTGCGGGAGTTCATGGAAATGAATTGTCATCTCAGGTTGCAGCAATGAAATTAATTAACTATTTAAGTAAAAACCCTATAAAAGGCACTGTTTACATCATTCCATTTGTTAATATTAAAGCCATATCTCACAAAGTAAGACATACTGGTACCGATTACAATAGGGTGGCTCATAAATCCGGAACAATATCAAACAAAATAGTTAAGCTTGTTGTAAAGTATAAATGTGATGCATATGGGGATTTCCATACCACACAACCAGGGGGTGTTCCTGGAAAAAATATCGTGATGGGATCTAAAACTCCTGCTACAAAATGTTCTGCGATGACAAAGTATATTGCAAAGCATGCTAAAGTCAATAAAAGAATTTATAAGTATGCAGGTGAACAATATCCTGGAGCATTAGCAGATAATGTTAATAAAAAAGGTATTCCTGGCGTTATATGTGAAGTAATGCTTCCGCATAATACTGTTACAGCAAAAACTGTTACAACTTCATTAAAAATGATGAAATCTTTGTTGAAATTCAATTCAGTAATATGAGGTGATTATTATTAAGAAAAGAATAATTTTCATCTTTTTATTTTTATTTTTAATTATTTCCACTGTTCATGCAACGGAGGACAATTCTACATTGGGAAATATTAATCAGTCTGTTTTAAATGTGCCTGAAGATTTCCAATCAGATTTAATTGATGAAGATCATTCATTAAAATCAGACTCTACTTCTCAATCTATCTCAAATTCTAGTGAAGTTGCAGAAATTAAAAATTCAGTTGTCAAATTTAGTTCAAAAGATGTTGTATCAACCTATGGTAAAAAAGCAACATTTTCAGTTAAGGTTGTTGATGAGAATAACAATCCATTGAAAAATAAACTGGTTGTTTTTAATGTAAATAAGAAGACCTACAACATTTATTCAGATTCCAACGGTATTGCAAAACTTCAGCTTAAATTGGATGCAGGAAAATATCCTGTCACTTATTCTTGTGATGGTTTCACATCTAAAAATACGGTGACATTTAAAAATGCATATAAAATAGTCGTATATAAATGGAAATCTGGAGCCAATGTAAAAAAGAATAAGAAAATTAAAGCAAACATTCCAAACTCTGTGCTGGTTAAAAAAATTGTCAAAGCAGCTAAAAAGGGAACTCCGATGATAAAATTCAAAGGTGGAAAAGGTAAAGTAGTATTTATAACTGCGGGAGTTCATGGTAATGAGCTTTCATCTCAGATTGCTGCAATGAAATTAATAAAGTATCTTGAAGACCATCCGATAAAGGGAACTGTTTATATTATGCCATTTATCAATCCTAAAGGAACTGCAAAAAATGTAAGGGATTACAATGGAGTTCATTTAAATCAAAAGGCTAATGTTAAGGGTACAATTTCTTATAAAACTGTTAAATTAATTAAAAAATTCAAATGTGATGCTTACGGTGATTTTCATTGTACAAAACCTGGTGGAAAACCGGGTAAAGATATAGCTATGGGTACATATAAACCGACAGCTAAAAGTGCCACTATGGCTAAATTCATTGCAAAAACCAGTAAAGTTAAGTATTTAATATATAATAAGGCGGGCTCAGAATACCCTGGTGCTTTGGAGGATGTCGTTAGCTTGAATCATATTCCTGCGGTGACATGTGAGGTGATTACTCCTCATGGCAAAATTGCAAAGGGGTCTGTTGGAAAGTCATTGTCAATGATGAAGTCATTATTGAAATTTAATGCATTAATTTAAAAATAAGCATATAGTTTATATACTATGATTTTAATAAATTATATTATTATCAATTTGGTGATTTTTTGAAAAGTAATGATGAAATAATATCTTTTGAAAATAGAGAAGATGCTGAAATACTTCTCAAAAAGTCTAGAAAACGTATTGATGAAATTGATAATGCGTTATTTGATTTGATTTCTCAAAGAACATCTCTTGCGGAAGGTATAGTGCTTTCTAAGATGTATCTTGATATACCTATTTATGATAAAAGTAGGGAAGATGCAATTCATAAAAAGATTGAGGGATTAGCTGTTGAGAATGATCTTGATGTTGATATTGTTAATCAAATCGTTGATATGCTAACTATTTTAAGTAAAAACGAGCAAGAAAAAATTTTAAGGAGGAATGTTAATGGGCAATATTAGAACTTCATTTGTTAAACGTTTAGCAAAAGAATTAATTGAAACTCACAATGGTGTTTTCACTACTGATTTTGAAGAAAACAAAAAATTAGTACAAGAATACTCAACTGTAAGTACTAAACATTTAAGAAATAAAATTGCAGGATATGTTACAAGGCTTGTAAGGTTAGAACAAACCCAAGACTAAGCTTTTTTCATATTTTTTACTCTTTTTTTTATTAACTCTTTTTTTGATTTTGAATTTTTTAGTTATTTTTATCGACGTTTTAATTAAAGTTTATTAATATGGTTTAATAAAAATAGATATGTATATTTTGTTTAATTAATTTATTAACAAAATTCCAATTAATATTTTTAAGAAATAGGTGAACTTAATGGATTTGGTAGTAGTAAAATTTGGTGGAACATCGGTGGGTGATGGTTCTAGAATTAAAAAAGCGGCACAATCTGTCGTGAATGAATATATGAAAGGTAATCAGGTAGTAGTTGTTGTTTCTGCAGTTAATAAGACTACTGATGATCTCATTGGATTATCTGATGAGGCTATTGGCGGAAGTTTAACTGATAAGCAGAAGGCAGGAATCATGGCTATG
This window contains:
- a CDS encoding tRNA uridine(34) 5-carboxymethylaminomethyl modification radical SAM/GNAT enzyme Elp3; the encoded protein is MEKACRIIIEDILDGKITTRKELEVEKRQLCRDLKLSKFMSNADILEFAKPEEKEIVSGILKKKPTRTMSGVAIVAVMCHPHKCPHGRCFYCPESDIAPPSYTGEEPAALRGRMYEYHPYVQCFNRLKQLKKIGHPIDKVELIIMGGTFPSRDLCYQEWFVSQCLKAMCDFGLIMENKPTNYEYNLDYNEIRTFENGILKTYPPNDYVLIDEAQRVNENSKVRCVGMTFETRPDYCKKEHINRMLDFGVTRVELGVQTLSDELYQKIKRGHSIADVIEANQLLRDSAVKVAMHMMPGLFSNQKQDLKMFKQLFSDDNFKPDMLKIYPCLVTKGSELYDLWKERKYEPYNDEEAIELITKVKAILPKWVRTMRIQRDIPSTLIEAGVKKSNLGELVYNNLEKEHINCQCIRCREIGHKKTSREYNLDDFELFRESYKACEGDEFFLSIEDVNEESIAGFLRLRLPSKNHFRKEITDTTALVRELHVYGNMIKIGGKNPKIGQHTGFGERLLKEAENIAIENGKDQMAIISGIGSRNYYRKFGYEKIGPYMMKTLL
- a CDS encoding thioredoxin family protein encodes the protein MAIKVEVFSTSTCPHCPAAIDAAEKAKDKLGDAIDVESIKIDDMENPDNRKRAMDYQIMAVPTVVIDGEVTFVGAPSEQELIDALESKL
- a CDS encoding DEAD/DEAH box helicase yields the protein MIKMENLREDIKTIINSAYPYIKEFNPAQKAVLESGYLDDKSNYIICIPTASGKTVLGVLPALKTILDGGKAVYAAPLLSIQNEKVKEFKAFEDHGINVGKHPASSDLSVMVFESFDALTRFSWNTLRDVDTLIIDEFHMIGEFTRGPTLEAAITRAKIINPSMRIIALSATLKNIEEIEGWLEGTCIEHDYRPVPLHKEVLDAEMFNTKNKNDVIVKVLEKSIKDGSQALSFVSTRRFTESLATYVAKKIDKKINVKQREQFKEVSEKILDVPKKKGSLPTSTCLKLAESLEHGIAFHHAGLFNEQKEIIEDEFRNGNILMITATPSLMYGVNLPSKTVVIRDHTRWTGNGPQPIPVFDYEQMSGRAGRPQYDDVGYSYLIAKTMDEALNLQEFYVEGEIEQTNSKLVDNKDAIFKQIIAQIASSLSKNLDELTDFFGKTLYGYQMNNNPSMALFAADSIKFELESALEFLLQNGIIRATPEGLKTTDFGNLIAKSNYSVETAVKIKEYISNINEINVNEFIYALCETPDVPLISFKGRKSKDPVRDKLSEAGLFAVDIGNPEATAVSLMEWVDERNEYEIENKYNVYSASTRRSAYEASRLVKFAKDTSEVLGNYSTLKEFDILSARLYYGVKEDIIPLVVGVKRLGRKRARNLVNIFGTDLSGVSESELQKIEGIGPKLAEKIKLFANN
- the cbiD gene encoding cobalt-precorrin-5B (C(1))-methyltransferase CbiD, whose amino-acid sequence is MTNDNYTGVTTGTVATACSLAAIDAILDSDDIACVKVETPKKTLDIIIDECKKISSTKAYAVAHKNPYNDPDVTVDLAIISTVELLDKNDGEKDIIITGGDGVGKITKPGLQIPVGDYAINPGPRSMIVKNLKDKVPEGKIIKVTISIPEGKKIAKKTMNPKLGIVGGISVLGTTGIARSMSSDAYKNSIVTQLDVALASNIENLVFVPGNIGEKLALNQLDITKEQIVQTGNYVGFMFEEAEKRGITKFTFFGHMGKLIKVAGGIFNTKHAVADGRREIMVAHAGLCGASQNDLKRLFDSKTTDDMMDILNELNISVEVSNSIADAIKDRCKQRFDLDLNVILVDMEGTYLNNNFII
- a CDS encoding glycosyltransferase family 4 protein; the encoded protein is MKIAMVGQFPPHVGGVGVHIHTLSKKLVEEGHEVYVITYPHNEIKDIDGIHVIGTKGLNIPGVRGLMFKKNAKKALEKLLENEDIDIIHGHYLFPAGAAAVEVGKEHDIKTYVTAHGSDMFELYKSQPLIRPTIKSVLKDADGVFAVSNALKHEIVATGVVGIADKTKISWNSVDVNKFSSKNDDSFKKEFHLEDKPIVLFVGNLIKRKNVDSLLEAKKIANSDYYLVVVGDGPLYNKLTKKVEDENIRDVIFTGSRDDVENIIPSCDALVLPSFSESFGLVLIEALACGKPVIGSDVGGITEIITDDVGLLINPKKVSTIAKAIDKLVNDEELRLILSMNARNRAFDFSEVDIPYEEVKS
- a CDS encoding DUF2098 domain-containing protein, coding for MVFDARGLEITLDSHVRYVDTGTMGKVIDLKTQDGIEWVQLDKTELWYRSNLVELLDEKDIKKSTYYDKEDDGEIDVEAMKEKANALEDMQMDSSVAEGGG
- a CDS encoding shikimate kinase → MKKTVRSPGSATIINAIATGCGSAFGIGLDIRCEAKTISKGIECANDVGADTTLMDLCVGKVFDFYNINKDDFGISLKTKSDLPMASGLSSSSASSNAIVKVTSEIIADEFDLSPLTDLQTINLAIDASLEAGVTITGSFDDATASYFGGVVVTDNKNRKFIIKEEMEERDILIYMPNFHSKSGESDVERMKVMSPLVEVAYEFACKKDYFRAVNLNGLIYSSALGFNNSIAVDALQSGALASGLSGTGSAFFAIVDENSINHVHESWMKYEGQVIKTKIDNNGCCLL
- the deoC gene encoding deoxyribose-phosphate aldolase; amino-acid sequence: MYNIKNSKQLASLINYTNLNNMITESEMKEFLEKAKELNFNSVVISPTYVPLAKEVLADSDIKVGSVVGFPLGFEDTESKIAETQELLKKGVDEIEMVINLSHLKDEKYDLIENEISQIKEIMGDKILKVVIESKALEDYEKANAAKAAEKSGADFIKNSTGFVSPNHIFENVNDINLIQKYAPKIKIEIYGGIDEYKFANQILTGGADLIGSNKGYEIVKRYKDLRENTQVKPKPITLTKKD
- a CDS encoding PRC-barrel domain-containing protein — translated: MKIKEFIGSTVLDKNANVVGKVENVDFNTETGKIETINLTLQKNIFSKDELEISFDDIATIGAYVILNKEIEKEEEVEEADEAETVEVEIEDE